DNA sequence from the Bradyrhizobium diazoefficiens genome:
CCGCGACGCCGCCCGAAAATCTCGATGCGCTCGGCGCGCTGCCGCTGTTCATGTCGCTTCGCGCCGCGATCCGCGCCCAGGTGGCGCTGGCACGGCTGAAGCCGCCGCATTCCAACGAGGCCGGCATTCTCGACGAAGCACGCCGCTATTTTGATCTTGCCCGGGCGTTGATCACGCCTCCGGCTCCGCGCCTGATCGCGGTGGGCGGACTGTCGGGCACCGGCAAGACTGCTTTGGCGCGCGCGCTCGCGCCCACTGTCGCGCCACAGACGGGCGCGATCGTGTTGCGCAGCGACGTCATCCGCAAGCAGATGTTCGGGGTCGCCGACACGGAGCGGCTGCCGCCATCCGCATACACGCCCGAGCTTGCGGAGCGGGTTTACGCGGCATTAGCCGAGCGCGCCCGGCGCGTGCTGGCTCAGGGACATTCGGCGATCGTTGACGGTGTGTTCGCTCGCGAATTTGAACGAGACGCATTCACCACGCTGGCAAGGGATTGCGACGTGCCTCTTGCAGGCCTCTTCCTCGTCGCGGACCTGCCGACCCGACAGGCACGAATCGGCGGCCGCCATGGCGATGCATCCGACGCCACGCAAGAGGTTGCCGCGTTGCAAGAGCACTATAATATCGGCCATATCGGTTGGACGACAATCGATGCATCCGGGACGCAAGCGCAGACGCTCCAGAGCTGCCGGAACGCGATCGCTGAGGGCAGGCAAGGCAATCTGATTGGCGCGGGCTAGGATGGCGCGACCCACCACGAGTTCGAGGGCGACCGGCCGCGCCAAGCCGCCGGCGAGCCGTACGCTGCCCGGCCGCCTCAGCCCCGGCATGGCCTGCGACACCGCCTTTCGGATCATCGCCCGCCGCCATCTCGCTGCCGTCCTCGCCGAGCATGAGGGCACTTGCCGTGGGGATCCGGACGCGCTGCATCAGATCCGAATCGCGCTGACCCATTTGCGGACCGCTATTCGCTTCTTTGCGCCCATAGTCAACGATGCGCTCCGACCCAAAGTCTGGGCCGAGTTGAAATGGCTCAACAGCCAGCTCGGCATGGTGCGGGACCTTGACGTGGCGATTGAACGCGTGGTCGCCGAGACCGGCGACGAGCTCGCCGTGATCGCCGAACTCCAGCATTGGGACGAAAAGCGCGCCGAAAGCCATCGCCTGCTCGCCCGCGCGCTGCAATCGGCGCGATATCGCCGCCTGGTCGAGCAGACCTCGAGCTGGATCGAGAGCGGCCCCTGGTCGACCCGGCGCAGCAAGGAGGCCATCAGGCTGCGCCGCTGCCCGCTCGCCGACCACGCGACGGCGCAACTGACCGATTGGGAAACGACTCTGCTCAGGAAGGCCCGGAAGCTGCCCAAGCTCGACGTCGAGAAACGGCACAGGCTGCGGATCCTCAACAAACGAGTGACCTATTCGATCGAGTCGCTGCAGGATCTGTTTGCCGACACGTTGCTGAGGAAGCAGAAGTCGATCCTCAAGCAATTGCGCAGGGCGCAAAAATCCCTCGGAAAGCTGAACGATGATGCGCGCGGTCAGACCCTGGCGGCATCCTTAAACGAGGCCGTCCCCGAGGCGCATATTCGCTTCCTCAACCGCAAGCGGGAGAAGAAGCTGCTGCGAACGGCTTCGGAAGCCTACCGCAAACTGGGGAAAGCCAAGCCGTTCCGCTCCTCAGACCTCGCGCCGAATGCGCAGCCCGAGGAGCGCTAGATCAACGGGCGCGCCGATCACGCGAAAGCAAGCTGAGCGCGAGCGGTACGATTTTCAGAGCGGGATGACAGCGGTGGCTTCGATCTCGACACGCGCCGCTTTCTCCACAAGACGGACGACCTGGACCAGCGCCATCGCGGGATAATGCGCACCGAAGACCGTACGGTAGACCTTGCCGAGCTCCTTCAGATTCGTCTGGTATTCGTCCATGTCGACGACGTACCAGGTCAGACGCACCAGATGCTCGGGCCGCGCACCGGCCTCGGCAAGGATTTCCGCGATGTTGCTCAGCGTCTGGCGCACCTGCGCGACAAAGCCATCCGCGAGACGCTCCTCCGCATCCCAGCCGATCACTCCGCCGGTGACGACGATCCGCCCTTCGGCAGCCATGCCGTTAGCATAGCCCTTGGGCATCGGCCAACTGGAGGGCTGGAGCACCTGCACCTTCGAGCGGGTCTCGTCATCGTCGGTCGGCAGCACCGCGAGCGGTGGGCCTTTCGGCGTCGTCATGGACAATTCGTGATCCTCATCTCATTCTGCCGCGACACCCGAGGACGCCGCCTGCGCCAATTGCCGCAAGGCGAAGCGTTTCAACTTGCCGGTCTCGGTCTTCGGCAGTTGCGTTACGAACTCGATCGCGCGCGGATATTTGTACGGCGCGATCTCGCGTTTGACATGCTCCTGCAAGTCGGCTGCGAGCTTTGCATCCGGCGTCACGCCAGGTGCGGCAATGACATAGGCCTTCACAATCATCCCGCGCGCCTCGTCCGGCGCACCGATGACACCGCACTCAGCGACGGACGGATGCGTGAGCAGCGCGGCTTCCACATCCGTGCCAGCGATATTGTATCCGGATGACACGATCATGTCGTCGGAGCGCGACTGGTACCAGAAATAGCCGTCGCTATCCATGAGATAGGTATCGCCGCTGATGTTCCAGCCGTTCTGGACATATTTCCGCTGCCGCTCGTCGGCGAGATAGCGGCAGCCGGTCGGCCCGCGCACCGCGAGCTTGCCCATCGTGCCCGGCGGCAAATCATTGCCGTCATCGTCGACGATCTTCGCCTCATAGCCGGGCACGGGCTTGCCGGTCGCGCCTGGACGGATTTCGTCCTCGGTCGCGCTGATGAAGATGTGCAGCAGCTCGGTCGAGCCAATCCCGTCCATCAATTTGATACCGGTGGCCTTCAGCCAGGCATCGAATGTCGGCTTGGGCAGCGTCTCGCCGGCGGAGACGCATTTTCGCAGTGAGGAAATGTCATGGCCCGGCAGCTTACTGATCATGGCGCGATACGCGGTCGGTGCCGTGAAGCAGACTGTGGTTTTGTACTGCTCGATCGCCGACAGCATGTCGTCCGGCGTCGTCTTCTCCAGAACGACGAAGGAGGCGCCAATATGCATGGGGAACAGCACGCCGCCGAAACCGAATGTGAAAGCGAGCGGCGCGGAGCCGATGAAACGGTCCTTCTGTTCGGCCCGCAAGATGTTGCGCGCGTAGCCGTCGCACACAGCCAGCATGTCCCGGTGGAAATGCATGGTGCCCTTGGGATCGCCGGTCGTGCCCGACGTGAAGGCGATTAGGCAGATATCGTCAGCGGCGGTATCGATCGCCGCAAAGTCAGCGCTCGCATCGGCGATCAGTGCCTCGAGCGAGTCGGGAGCACCGTTGCCCCAATAGACCACGTGTTTGAGACCGGGCGCAGCCAGCTTCGCCTTCTCCATCTCATCCGAGAGTTTTCCGTCGCAGAGCGCGAGCGTGATCTCCGCTTTCTGGATCGGATAGGACAGCTCCTTGGCGCGCAGCAACGGCATCGTCGCCACGCAAATGCCGCCGGCCTTGATCACCGCAAGATAAGTCGCAACCATCATCGGACTGTTGGCGGAGCGCAGCAGCACGCGTCCACCGGTGACGAGACCGAGCTTGCCGACGAGCACGCTGGCGATGCGGTTCACCAGCGCCTGCAGTTCGCGGTAGGTGTAGCTGACGGCGGGACTGATGACGCAAGGCGCATCCCCGTGCCCTTGTTCGACCCAGCGATCGAGAAAATAGCTGACGCAGTTCAATCGCGGCGGATATTGCAGCTCCGGCCGCGTGAAGATGAACTCCGGCCAGAGCTCGGGCGGCGGCAGATGCTGCCGCGCGAACGTGTCGGCATGGGCGGTCGCAGCATTTGCGTCATGCGAGCCCGAGAATTGAACCTTGGCGGCGTTGGCCATCGCACGCTCCTTTGCGTATGGAAAGCACCCGGCAGCACTAACTGAGGAAACATTTTAGGCTTAAAACAATTCGACGCAATAGCAGATTTTGGCATCCCAAGCGTTTTCGTGCGGCAAAAGGGGATTGGCGGCTGCCAGGCCGGCGGACTTAAGGCCGGCGACGCGCGGCAGATTTCTGCGCCGAGGCCTTGGTCTTGGCCAGCAGCCGCATCAGTTCGCGCACGTCCTTCGGCGTCAAATCGGCGAAGAGATCGGCAATCCAGGTTTCGTGTTCCGCGGCCAT
Encoded proteins:
- a CDS encoding CHAD domain-containing protein; protein product: MARPTTSSRATGRAKPPASRTLPGRLSPGMACDTAFRIIARRHLAAVLAEHEGTCRGDPDALHQIRIALTHLRTAIRFFAPIVNDALRPKVWAELKWLNSQLGMVRDLDVAIERVVAETGDELAVIAELQHWDEKRAESHRLLARALQSARYRRLVEQTSSWIESGPWSTRRSKEAIRLRRCPLADHATAQLTDWETTLLRKARKLPKLDVEKRHRLRILNKRVTYSIESLQDLFADTLLRKQKSILKQLRRAQKSLGKLNDDARGQTLAASLNEAVPEAHIRFLNRKREKKLLRTASEAYRKLGKAKPFRSSDLAPNAQPEER
- a CDS encoding RidA family protein — its product is MTTPKGPPLAVLPTDDDETRSKVQVLQPSSWPMPKGYANGMAAEGRIVVTGGVIGWDAEERLADGFVAQVRQTLSNIAEILAEAGARPEHLVRLTWYVVDMDEYQTNLKELGKVYRTVFGAHYPAMALVQVVRLVEKAARVEIEATAVIPL
- a CDS encoding benzoate-CoA ligase family protein; translated protein: MANAAKVQFSGSHDANAATAHADTFARQHLPPPELWPEFIFTRPELQYPPRLNCVSYFLDRWVEQGHGDAPCVISPAVSYTYRELQALVNRIASVLVGKLGLVTGGRVLLRSANSPMMVATYLAVIKAGGICVATMPLLRAKELSYPIQKAEITLALCDGKLSDEMEKAKLAAPGLKHVVYWGNGAPDSLEALIADASADFAAIDTAADDICLIAFTSGTTGDPKGTMHFHRDMLAVCDGYARNILRAEQKDRFIGSAPLAFTFGFGGVLFPMHIGASFVVLEKTTPDDMLSAIEQYKTTVCFTAPTAYRAMISKLPGHDISSLRKCVSAGETLPKPTFDAWLKATGIKLMDGIGSTELLHIFISATEDEIRPGATGKPVPGYEAKIVDDDGNDLPPGTMGKLAVRGPTGCRYLADERQRKYVQNGWNISGDTYLMDSDGYFWYQSRSDDMIVSSGYNIAGTDVEAALLTHPSVAECGVIGAPDEARGMIVKAYVIAAPGVTPDAKLAADLQEHVKREIAPYKYPRAIEFVTQLPKTETGKLKRFALRQLAQAASSGVAAE